One region of Thiorhodovibrio frisius genomic DNA includes:
- a CDS encoding RpnC/YadD family protein — MTADTQPADRREKPDYDSPWKEALEQFFPEFLALLFPAIHAEIDWSKGVQFLDKEFQQIVREAKTTRRYADKLVGVTRRDETPVWVLAHVEVQGDPESDFAERMFTYNDKIRDAYQVPVASLAVLADTNRCFRPESYSAALWDCRVQFDFPMVKLLDYAEPERWAELEASDNVFALVVMAQIRAKLTDDAETLKRWKFRLMRLMYDRGHERAMIEEVLRLIDWMIRLPAALEAEFRQELYGYEEQQQMPYVTTFEQAGIEKGLQQGLQQGEARTILRLLDQKFGPEVVQAHRERIETAELEQLDAWLDRVLTAETPETIFH, encoded by the coding sequence ATGACAGCCGACACCCAACCTGCTGACCGCAGGGAGAAACCCGACTACGACAGCCCCTGGAAAGAAGCCCTGGAGCAGTTCTTCCCGGAGTTTCTGGCGCTGCTGTTCCCGGCCATCCATGCCGAGATCGACTGGTCAAAGGGCGTGCAGTTTCTCGACAAGGAATTCCAACAGATTGTGCGCGAGGCCAAGACCACCCGGCGCTATGCCGACAAGCTCGTCGGCGTCACGCGCCGCGATGAGACGCCCGTGTGGGTGCTGGCCCATGTGGAAGTGCAAGGTGATCCGGAAAGCGACTTTGCCGAGCGGATGTTCACCTACAACGATAAAATCCGCGATGCCTACCAGGTGCCGGTCGCGAGCCTGGCGGTGCTGGCCGATACCAATCGCTGTTTCCGTCCCGAGTCCTACAGCGCCGCGCTATGGGACTGTCGGGTGCAATTCGACTTCCCGATGGTCAAACTGCTCGACTACGCCGAGCCCGAGCGCTGGGCGGAGCTGGAAGCCAGCGACAACGTCTTTGCCCTGGTCGTGATGGCCCAAATCCGCGCCAAGCTCACCGACGATGCTGAGACACTGAAACGCTGGAAATTTCGCCTGATGCGCCTGATGTATGATCGTGGCCACGAGCGCGCGATGATTGAAGAGGTGTTACGCCTCATCGACTGGATGATCCGCCTTCCCGCGGCACTGGAGGCGGAGTTTCGCCAGGAACTTTATGGTTACGAGGAGCAACAACAGATGCCTTATGTCACCACGTTTGAGCAAGCCGGGATTGAGAAGGGTTTGCAGCAGGGTTTGCAGCAGGGCGAAGCCCGGACAATCCTTCGCTTGCTTGATCAAAAATTTGGCCCCGAGGTGGTGCAAGCGCACCGCGAGCGCATTGAAACCGCCGAGCTTGAGCAATTGGATGCCTGGTTGGACCGGGTTCTCACCGCCGAGACCCCGGAGACTATCTTCCACTGA
- a CDS encoding tyrosine-type recombinase/integrase, which produces MTDSKIPHPPFKFTDARLKELKPAAARYQVRDTEQRGLVCVVHPSGQRYPNGRRVLQVYARAKGIAAPVRVNICEVGELPMTALKGDASVRARAAEILGQLRQGINPNEHRREQQAEQRRQAEQDRISNVTLGEAFELYLATKPIGPRTLEYYRLSINRDLADWKDKPLASITGQMAVSRFAELAKRSSNTAATVVKVFRAIHRFASEYYGDDDNELPFGRCPVAKVNKIFTGWAKTEARTRRLTTDDLAPWLAAVRDLPNHQRRCSGEYARVAVYMEMMLLTGLRRREAAFIRWADVDLARGTMIARDTKNGSDHTLPITARVRQLLELRRQADPNSPFIIGSTKVNRNVDLIEKQTGIRISPHDLRRTWASMADKCGTGSYGIKAALNHKSGDDVTGKHYAQVSTEDLRPIMQRVEDFILRHAEQRDDNVVSLRGAA; this is translated from the coding sequence GTGACTGACTCAAAGATACCCCATCCGCCGTTCAAATTCACCGACGCGCGTCTGAAGGAGCTCAAGCCAGCGGCCGCGCGCTATCAGGTTCGCGACACCGAGCAGCGCGGTCTAGTCTGTGTCGTTCATCCATCTGGCCAGCGCTACCCCAACGGCCGCCGCGTCCTGCAAGTCTACGCCCGCGCCAAGGGCATCGCCGCGCCCGTGCGCGTGAATATCTGCGAAGTGGGCGAATTACCCATGACCGCGCTCAAGGGCGATGCAAGCGTTCGTGCGCGCGCTGCTGAAATCCTTGGCCAGCTGCGCCAGGGCATCAACCCCAACGAGCACCGCCGCGAGCAGCAAGCCGAGCAGCGCCGCCAGGCCGAGCAGGATCGCATCTCGAATGTCACCCTTGGCGAAGCGTTCGAGCTTTATCTGGCCACCAAACCAATCGGCCCCAGGACGCTCGAGTATTACCGGCTTTCTATCAATCGCGACTTAGCCGACTGGAAGGACAAGCCGCTCGCCTCGATCACCGGGCAAATGGCCGTGAGCAGGTTCGCGGAGCTTGCCAAACGCTCGAGCAACACGGCCGCGACCGTGGTCAAGGTCTTTCGCGCGATTCACCGGTTCGCCTCGGAATACTACGGCGACGACGACAACGAGTTGCCGTTCGGCCGCTGCCCGGTTGCCAAGGTCAATAAAATCTTCACCGGCTGGGCCAAGACCGAGGCCAGGACGCGGCGACTGACGACCGATGATCTTGCCCCTTGGCTGGCAGCGGTGCGCGACCTGCCGAACCATCAGCGCCGATGCAGCGGCGAATATGCCCGCGTGGCCGTTTATATGGAGATGATGTTACTAACCGGACTGCGCCGCCGGGAAGCGGCATTTATCCGCTGGGCAGACGTGGACCTGGCGCGCGGAACCATGATCGCGCGCGATACCAAAAACGGCAGCGACCACACCTTGCCCATTACCGCGCGCGTGCGCCAACTGCTGGAGTTGCGCCGCCAAGCGGACCCGAACAGCCCGTTCATCATCGGTAGCACCAAGGTCAATCGGAACGTGGATCTGATCGAGAAGCAGACCGGCATCCGCATCAGCCCGCACGACCTGCGCCGCACATGGGCCAGCATGGCGGACAAGTGCGGAACCGGCAGTTACGGCATCAAGGCCGCGCTCAATCACAAGTCAGGCGATGACGTGACCGGCAAGCATTACGCGCAAGTCTCGACTGAGGATCTGCGCCCCATCATGCAGCGCGTGGAGGATTTTATTCTGCGCCATGCCGAGCAGCGTGACGATAACGTGGTCAGTCTGCGAGGTGCAGCATGA
- a CDS encoding MerR family transcriptional regulator — protein MPDAKPTASSVKSFCQRYDISEPTFYRHRASMPACIRIGGQLRITQAAEQQWLEQAAQGRAA, from the coding sequence ATGCCTGATGCTAAGCCTACAGCATCAAGCGTCAAATCCTTTTGCCAGCGCTACGACATCAGCGAACCGACCTTTTATCGGCATCGCGCGTCAATGCCCGCATGCATCCGCATTGGTGGCCAGTTGCGCATCACCCAGGCAGCCGAGCAGCAATGGCTCGAGCAGGCAGCGCAAGGGAGGGCAGCGTAA
- a CDS encoding polysaccharide deacetylase family protein has product MDAMERIDNAVRDDIARIEAAGYPTAVIRNRDDVDSAYIDWWTDPRSDLFAELTDGIREGHIKMSDASWHRELDEVIAHQNALVDQTLEVLRKTGNVDDLCQLIDDTAEIDSADSPMTGAGSFLRTIAELAMERIQQMESARPAGTGTSAEQNDLFGSDYSSQGGAGNA; this is encoded by the coding sequence ATGGATGCAATGGAGCGAATTGATAACGCTGTTCGCGACGACATCGCGCGAATTGAAGCGGCTGGCTATCCAACTGCGGTAATTCGCAACAGAGATGACGTCGACTCGGCTTATATCGACTGGTGGACCGATCCTCGGTCAGACCTGTTCGCTGAATTGACCGACGGCATTCGGGAAGGGCACATCAAGATGAGTGACGCGAGCTGGCATCGCGAGCTTGATGAGGTTATCGCGCATCAAAACGCGCTGGTCGATCAGACGCTCGAAGTTCTGCGCAAGACCGGCAACGTCGACGATCTTTGTCAGTTGATCGATGACACCGCCGAGATTGATTCGGCTGATTCGCCGATGACTGGCGCGGGCTCTTTTCTGCGCACCATAGCCGAGCTGGCGATGGAGCGGATTCAGCAAATGGAAAGCGCTCGACCGGCCGGCACCGGTACGAGCGCAGAGCAGAACGATCTTTTCGGTTCTGATTATAGCAGCCAGGGAGGGGCGGGCAATGCGTAG
- a CDS encoding DEAD/DEAH box helicase family protein, which translates to MKFALHTFQKDILNELRQGHAKGHRRQLCGLATGGGKTVVASHAIHSAAQKGRTSLFIVDRIELVGQAARTLTEIGLQVGVLQGDNTRLHPDDECIVASIQTIRAREAPPAGFVVIDEAHILHRAHVDLMRRWDRVPFIGLSATPLRPDLGQHFSNLVRGPTVAWLTENGFLTPVKAYCPMQEKIDAALESVKVRAGDFVESELSEAFRRKELVGDVISEWKARASDRPTLVFAVDIAHSKAIIGDFLDEGIAAQHLDAYTKPEERRDIIARFKAGEIRVLSSVNVLGIGFDYPGASCGILARPTLSEALHMQQLGRVIRTAPGKQDAIILDHAGNTIRFGLPEHFVIPDLGQGEHQSAKTKRKQKTMATCKSCHAVIEPGSETCPHCGIDRPLRSADVVYIDGRLGEYGKPTTGTEDQADRRSWYQAFLWEAESRGIKRGWAFFAFQAKFNAKPAWSWQNLPPLEPTWEQSRWIRHHRIKQAKAFRAAS; encoded by the coding sequence ATGAAATTCGCCCTTCATACATTCCAAAAAGACATTTTGAACGAACTGCGCCAAGGGCACGCCAAGGGCCATCGTCGACAACTTTGTGGACTCGCGACTGGTGGAGGCAAAACCGTGGTGGCATCGCATGCAATCCACAGCGCCGCGCAAAAAGGAAGGACATCGCTGTTCATCGTCGACCGCATCGAGTTGGTCGGTCAGGCCGCACGGACACTTACCGAGATCGGGCTTCAAGTAGGAGTACTTCAGGGCGACAACACGCGCCTTCACCCAGACGACGAATGCATCGTCGCCAGCATTCAGACCATCCGCGCAAGGGAAGCGCCGCCGGCTGGGTTCGTGGTTATCGACGAAGCGCACATCTTGCACCGAGCACACGTCGACCTGATGCGCAGATGGGATCGGGTTCCATTCATCGGCTTATCGGCAACACCGCTGCGCCCTGATCTCGGCCAGCACTTCAGCAACTTGGTAAGAGGCCCAACGGTCGCATGGCTGACTGAAAATGGATTCTTGACTCCGGTCAAAGCCTACTGCCCGATGCAAGAAAAGATCGACGCAGCGCTGGAGTCGGTCAAGGTGCGCGCTGGCGACTTTGTGGAGTCTGAGTTATCTGAGGCATTCAGGCGCAAAGAGCTTGTCGGCGACGTCATCTCGGAGTGGAAGGCCAGAGCATCTGACCGTCCGACGCTGGTGTTCGCAGTCGACATCGCTCACTCGAAAGCCATCATCGGCGACTTTCTGGACGAAGGAATCGCCGCCCAACACCTGGACGCATACACCAAGCCCGAGGAACGAAGGGACATCATCGCGCGATTCAAAGCCGGCGAGATCCGCGTTCTTAGCTCTGTGAACGTGCTCGGCATTGGCTTTGATTATCCTGGCGCATCGTGCGGCATTCTGGCACGCCCGACGCTGAGTGAAGCGCTCCACATGCAGCAACTCGGACGCGTCATCCGCACCGCACCCGGCAAGCAGGACGCCATCATCCTCGACCATGCAGGCAATACGATTCGGTTCGGACTCCCCGAGCACTTTGTCATCCCGGACCTTGGACAAGGCGAGCACCAAAGCGCCAAGACAAAGCGCAAGCAAAAGACCATGGCCACCTGCAAAAGCTGCCATGCGGTGATCGAGCCCGGCTCCGAGACCTGCCCGCATTGCGGCATCGACCGGCCGCTGCGGTCTGCTGACGTGGTTTACATCGATGGGCGCCTCGGAGAGTACGGCAAGCCGACCACCGGCACCGAGGATCAAGCTGACCGGAGATCCTGGTATCAGGCATTTTTGTGGGAAGCAGAATCCCGAGGCATCAAACGCGGCTGGGCATTTTTCGCCTTTCAAGCCAAGTTCAACGCCAAGCCCGCCTGGTCATGGCAAAACCTGCCGCCGCTCGAGCCGACATGGGAGCAGTCGCGATGGATTCGGCATCACCGCATCAAGCAGGCCAAGGCATTCAGAGCGGCATCCTGA
- a CDS encoding sigma factor-like helix-turn-helix DNA-binding protein encodes MTEFQTDDAREGMTCEQVARELGISPSRVAAIERQAIAKLRRMIHSGKVAAPELPERPDLQGEHRLLLALGSPLDT; translated from the coding sequence ATGACGGAGTTCCAGACCGATGATGCCAGGGAGGGCATGACCTGCGAGCAAGTCGCGCGCGAGCTCGGCATCTCGCCCAGCCGCGTGGCTGCAATCGAGCGGCAGGCCATCGCCAAGTTAAGGCGCATGATCCACAGCGGCAAGGTGGCCGCGCCAGAGCTTCCAGAGCGCCCCGACCTGCAAGGCGAGCATCGGCTGTTGCTGGCGCTCGGTTCCCCCCTGGACACCTAG
- a CDS encoding head decoration protein — translation MTIHVSQTSDAYAPQELVHGNTHMLLAEKVTVASGQTLTAGAILGKGAASKYYTASLNDLAGDPVADGRDDPVGILAHDVDASTADQSALMYTRGDFIEGACAADSSLNAATVKAALRALNIYLIAAE, via the coding sequence ATGACCATTCATGTTTCCCAAACATCCGATGCCTACGCCCCGCAAGAGCTGGTGCATGGCAACACCCACATGTTGCTTGCCGAAAAGGTCACTGTCGCCAGTGGCCAGACCTTGACCGCCGGCGCCATCCTCGGCAAGGGCGCCGCAAGCAAGTATTACACCGCATCCTTAAACGACCTGGCTGGCGATCCGGTAGCCGATGGCCGCGATGATCCGGTAGGCATCCTCGCCCACGATGTCGATGCCAGCACCGCCGATCAAAGCGCGCTGATGTATACCCGTGGCGACTTTATCGAGGGCGCCTGTGCCGCTGATAGCAGCCTGAATGCCGCCACCGTCAAGGCCGCGCTCCGCGCCTTGAATATCTACCTGATCGCCGCTGAATAA
- a CDS encoding major capsid protein — protein MYDTTSLARLIENIPTPSSALLDLFFPNVQTSPSEEIAFDIRDGSRRIAPFVSPLVAGKVMTDRGYTTKKFAPAYIKTKSVVDNTRPLKRQAGETIGGSVHPAEREQALVAMLAKDHVDMIHRRLELMAAEALVSGQVTVSGDQYPTHVVDFGRKAEHTVNIATGAGDWAEPATSTPANDLQDWSMLILQACGQRPSAAVMGLGAYQAMIEHADVQERLETRRLLGTELRGGPILEAPGLSYMGELDGLPIYVHVDWYIDPDTGDESLIVPTNKVIMAAPALEGTRAFGAIRDHDLGFIAQPFASKSWTDEDPSVRYLLTQSAPLIIPVQPNASLCAKVIDD, from the coding sequence ATGTATGACACGACATCGCTCGCTCGCCTGATTGAGAACATCCCAACGCCCTCGAGCGCGCTGCTGGACCTGTTTTTCCCCAACGTCCAAACCAGCCCGAGTGAGGAAATTGCTTTCGATATTCGCGACGGCTCGCGCCGCATCGCGCCCTTTGTCTCGCCGCTGGTCGCTGGCAAGGTCATGACCGATCGCGGTTACACCACCAAGAAATTCGCACCGGCGTACATCAAGACAAAATCCGTGGTCGACAACACCCGCCCGCTCAAGCGCCAAGCCGGCGAGACCATCGGCGGTTCCGTTCACCCCGCTGAACGCGAGCAAGCGCTGGTCGCCATGTTGGCCAAGGATCACGTCGACATGATCCATCGGCGCCTGGAGCTCATGGCCGCCGAGGCCCTGGTGTCAGGCCAAGTCACCGTGAGCGGCGATCAATACCCGACGCACGTGGTGGACTTCGGGCGCAAAGCCGAGCACACCGTCAATATCGCCACCGGCGCCGGCGACTGGGCAGAGCCCGCCACCAGCACCCCGGCAAACGACCTGCAAGACTGGTCAATGCTGATCCTCCAGGCGTGCGGACAACGCCCCAGCGCCGCCGTCATGGGCTTGGGCGCCTATCAGGCCATGATTGAGCATGCGGACGTGCAAGAGCGCCTGGAGACCCGGCGCCTGCTCGGCACCGAGCTGCGTGGTGGCCCGATCCTCGAGGCCCCTGGCTTGTCCTACATGGGCGAACTCGACGGACTGCCGATCTACGTGCATGTTGACTGGTACATCGACCCCGACACCGGCGACGAATCGCTGATTGTCCCGACCAACAAAGTCATCATGGCCGCGCCAGCGCTCGAGGGCACCCGCGCCTTTGGTGCGATCCGCGACCATGACCTTGGGTTTATCGCGCAACCTTTCGCGAGCAAGAGCTGGACCGACGAAGACCCAAGTGTCAGGTATCTGCTGACCCAATCGGCGCCGCTCATCATCCCGGTTCAGCCCAACGCATCGCTATGCGCGAAGGTCATTGACGACTAA
- a CDS encoding head maturation protease, ClpP-related yields the protein MAKKVLIEGVIGADTTASGIRAALEGATDIELRINSPGGDAYEGIALHNLLAEHRRAGHRIEAVVDGICASAATYIAAAAHHVSVPENAVWMVHEPHSSAIGTAADFASASKQLAALAEIMVDGYAARTKRTRGEIANELKAETFYYGPEIIAAGYADAALPALAQHSGERVQAVALARGAVANAMAKLQATPVSARAPAPPEAVAPEPSAVAERERILAIIRALGLTDARGQTAMELASDPHITAESAERILATMATPGRTPEAQARLEDEWVKRGGPEIRGHHSAGLGEGGKPDWQRLLERIA from the coding sequence ATGGCAAAGAAAGTATTGATTGAAGGCGTCATTGGCGCGGACACCACCGCCTCGGGCATCCGTGCCGCGCTGGAGGGCGCCACCGACATCGAGCTCCGCATAAACTCCCCAGGCGGCGATGCCTACGAGGGCATCGCCCTGCATAACCTGCTGGCCGAACATCGCCGCGCTGGGCATCGCATCGAGGCTGTTGTCGATGGCATTTGCGCCTCGGCAGCTACCTACATCGCCGCCGCCGCGCATCATGTGAGCGTGCCAGAGAACGCCGTCTGGATGGTACATGAGCCGCATAGCTCCGCCATCGGCACAGCGGCCGACTTCGCTAGCGCCAGCAAGCAGCTGGCCGCATTGGCCGAGATCATGGTCGACGGCTACGCCGCACGCACCAAGCGCACGCGCGGCGAGATCGCCAACGAGCTGAAGGCGGAAACCTTCTACTACGGCCCCGAGATTATTGCCGCCGGTTATGCCGACGCCGCCTTGCCCGCCCTGGCACAGCACAGCGGCGAGCGCGTCCAGGCTGTTGCGCTCGCACGTGGCGCCGTGGCCAACGCCATGGCCAAGCTACAGGCCACCCCCGTGAGCGCGCGTGCACCAGCACCACCAGAGGCTGTCGCGCCCGAGCCATCGGCCGTCGCCGAGCGCGAGCGCATCCTGGCCATTATCCGCGCCTTAGGCTTGACCGACGCACGCGGCCAGACTGCGATGGAGCTCGCCAGCGACCCACATATCACCGCTGAAAGCGCCGAGCGCATTCTGGCCACTATGGCAACCCCAGGCCGCACGCCCGAGGCACAAGCCCGGCTGGAGGATGAATGGGTAAAGCGCGGCGGTCCCGAGATTCGCGGCCATCACAGCGCCGGGCTTGGGGAGGGCGGCAAGCCCGACTGGCAACGCCTGCTAGAGCGCATCGCCTAA